A genomic window from Massilia sp. METH4 includes:
- a CDS encoding MotA/TolQ/ExbB proton channel family protein: protein MIEPHSFAWLHDAVSWLLTPALAALLLACAVAVVEAGIAAGERFHGLRRLREGGDVAQVQAIARRRLERADLLARIPPMLGLMATIIPLGPGLAALGAGDPAQLASAVTVAFDATVLGLVAGIGGLVIGKLRRRWYEETLEAMENVQEAAA from the coding sequence ATGATCGAACCCCATTCCTTCGCCTGGCTGCACGACGCGGTCAGCTGGCTGTTGACGCCCGCGCTGGCGGCGCTGTTGCTGGCCTGTGCCGTGGCCGTGGTCGAGGCGGGCATCGCGGCGGGGGAGCGCTTCCACGGCTTGCGGCGCCTGCGCGAAGGCGGCGACGTCGCGCAAGTGCAGGCCATTGCCCGCCGCCGGCTGGAGCGGGCCGACCTGCTGGCGCGCATTCCGCCGATGCTGGGACTGATGGCCACCATCATTCCGCTCGGGCCGGGCCTTGCGGCGCTGGGCGCGGGCGATCCGGCACAGCTGGCGAGCGCCGTCACGGTCGCATTCGATGCGACGGTGCTGGGACTCGTGGCCGGCATCGGCGGCCTCGTGATCGGCAAGCTGCGCCGCCGCTGGTACGAGGAAACGCTGGAAGCGATGGAGAACGTGCAGGAGGCGGCGGCATGA
- a CDS encoding DUF2149 domain-containing protein: MSARPGRRRLRLYSHLDARFDGDDEDPRASLVNLVDVMLVFACGLIAAIAGSQGALKAPRPVEKGRQIERPATGITQAGSGYDRVGEVYRDPKTGKLVLVEPAAPSGAKP, from the coding sequence ATGAGCGCGCGCCCCGGCCGCCGGCGGCTGCGCCTGTATTCCCACCTCGATGCGCGCTTCGACGGCGACGACGAAGACCCGCGCGCCAGCCTGGTGAACCTGGTCGACGTGATGCTGGTCTTCGCCTGCGGGCTGATCGCCGCGATCGCCGGCAGCCAGGGCGCGTTGAAAGCGCCCCGGCCGGTCGAAAAGGGCCGGCAGATCGAGCGGCCCGCCACCGGCATCACGCAGGCGGGCAGCGGCTACGACCGGGTGGGCGAGGTCTACCGCGATCCGAAGACCGGCAAGCTGGTGCTCGTCGAGCCGGCTGCGCCGTCAGGAGCGAAGCCGTGA